A genomic stretch from Larimichthys crocea isolate SSNF chromosome XXII, L_crocea_2.0, whole genome shotgun sequence includes:
- the cfap298 gene encoding cilia- and flagella-associated protein 298 — protein MVQLHVKRGEESQFLYNTTVDVPLETVIKEVTAVYNGRLKVDRVCSEIPELADHGVTLPPNMQGLTEEQVVELRLKDEWEDKCVPSGGPVLKTDEMGRRNGHAPNDKMKEVLMRTMEEAKALISKKQVQANVCVTMEMVKEALDQLRGAVMIVYPMGLPPHDPIRMEFEDREDLSGTQASLQVITEDECQLWWAAKEMQRGKKLQDYVGKNEKTKLVVKIQKRGQGAPAREPLITDEQQKQMMLNYYRRQEELKKLEEADDDSYLNSEWTDRQALKKQFQGLTNIKWGPR, from the exons ATGGTGCAGCTGCACGTGAAGCGTGGAGAGGAAAGCCAGTTTCTTTACAACACCACCGTGGACGTCCCACTGGAGACGGTGATCAAGGAGGTCACAGCCGTTTACAACGGGAGGCTCAAAGTGGACagagtgtgttcag AGATCCCAGAGCTGGCAGACCATGGCGTCACGCTGCCACCCAACATGCAGGGGCTGACAGAGGAGCAGGTCGTGGAGCTGAGACTGAAGGACGAGTGGGAGGACAAGTGTGTGCCCAGCGGGGGGCCGGTGTTAAAGACCGATGAGATGGGGAGGAGAAACGGACACG CtccaaatgacaaaatgaaggaGGTGCTGATGAGAACGATGGAGGAGGCGAAGGCGCTGATCTCCAAA AAACAAGTTCAAGCTAACGTTTGTGTCACCATGGAGATGGTAAAAGAAGCCCTGGACCAGCTAAGGGGTGCAGTCATGATCGTCTATCCAATGGGGCTGCCCCCTCACGACCCTATCAGGATGGAGTTTGAGGACCGGGAAGACCTTTCAGGAACGCAG GCATCTCTGCAGGTGATCACAGAGGACGAGTGCCAGCTATGGTGGGCTGCCAAAGAAAtgcagagggggaaaaaactgcAAGACTATGTtggcaaaaatgaaaagacaaagcTTGTGGTCAAAATCCAAAAG AGAGGGCAGGGGGCACCAGCGAGGGAGCCTCTGATCACAGACGAGCAGCAAAAACAGATGATGCTGAACTACTacaggaggcaggaggagcTCAAG aaactggaggaggcggaTGACGATAGCTACCTAAACTCggagtggacagacagacaggcactgAAAAAACAATTTCAAGGTCTCACCAACATCAAATGGGGACCGAGATAA